From Erythrobacter sp. YJ-T3-07:
GCCGGGCTGACCGCGTGGCGCGCGCTGATGGAGGACGGCAATCTGCAGGCCGGTCAGACCGTGCTGCTGGAGGGCACCGGCGGCGTCTCGATCTTCGCGCTCAGGATCGCCAAGGCAGCGGGCGCGCGCGTGATCATCACCTCCAGTTCGGACGAGAAGCTGGCGAGGGCGCGCGAGCTGGGCGCCGACCATACGATCAACTACAAGAGCAATGACGATTGGGGCGACGAGGCGTTCGACTGGTCGAAGGGCGGCGTCGATCATGTGGTCGAGGTCGGCGGGCCGGGCACGGTCAACCAAGCGATCGACGCGATCCGTCCGGGCGGGCACATCCACCTGATCGGGGTCTTGACCGGGCAGAAGGGCGAGGTCGAAACCGCCGCGCTGATGCGCAAGATGGGGCGGTTGCAGGGGCTGACCGTCGGGAGCCGCGCGATGCAGTTGCGGATGATCGCCGCGATCGAGGCCAGTGGGATCGAGCCGGTGATCTCGGATCGGTTTGCGCTCGCCGATCTGGCCGACGCCTTCCGCCACGAACAGGACCAGAAGCACTTCGGCAAAATCGCGATCGATATCTGACGGCGCGATGCAGCTTCCCCTTGGCGATGATCCGCGGACCGAAACGCTACGCCAGCTTCAGCCGCGGCTGATCCAGCGGTTCGGGCGGATCGAGCGTGCGCCGAGGGAGAGGCGCGCGCCCGAATGGGTGCTGGTGCAGGGCGTGATCGGCGCACGCACCCGCTCGGAAACCTCCAATGCGGCGACCGACCGGCTGCTGGCCGAATATGGATCGTGGGAGGCTGTGGCCGATGCGCCGCTCGAAGGCTTGCAGGCTGAGCTCGCCACCCAGACCTACCCCAATGTTGCGGGTGAGCGGCTGAAGGCGTGCCTCACCGATCTGGTCGCGCGGCGCGGCGCGGTCGACCTCTCGCATCTCGAGCCGATGGAGACCGACGCGGCGATGGCGTGGCTCGAGCAGCTGCCCGGCGTGGGGCGCAAGATTGCGGCAGGAGTGGTCAATGCATCCACGCTCGACCGCAAGGCGCTGGTGCTCGATTCGCATCACCGCCGGGTGCTCCAGCGGATGGGGCTGGTGCCGCACAAGGCCGATACCGCGCGCGCATACACAGCGATCATGCCGGCGATGCCGCCCGAATGGAGCGCGGCAGACTACGACGAGCATCATCTGCTGATGAAGGAGATCGGCCGTGCCTTCTGCCGCCCGTCCAGCATGGCGTGCGGGCAATGCCCCGCGCAGGCGCTGTGCGAGACGGGGCGGGCACGCGAACACTAGGGTCGGACGGGCCGCTCGCACGAAAAAGGCCGCCCAAATCGCTCCGGACGGCCTCTCGCATATCGGAAGATGGGGCCGGTCAGCCTTCGTCCTTCACCCGCTTGTAGGGGATGAAGTCGGTCAGGAAGACGGCTCCGCTGAAGAAGTTGCCCGTCCGGTCGCGGGTGGTAATCTGGGTCGTGCGGCACAGGCTGGGCGAGGGATCGCGGACGACCAGATAGTCGTCGTCGTCCAGCGCCTCGGGATCCTGCGTGTAGTTCACGTAGATCGTCGATCCGGTGTCGTAGACCACCGCGGTCTTGTCGATGATGTAGAGCCGCGCGGAGGGTCGATGCGGGACGCAGTTGCTCGGCTCGCCCGCCACGCGGCCTTCAAGCAGCTTGTCCAGCCGTTCCTGCCCGGTCTGCCTCTCGGCAAGCGCGGGGGTGCTGGCGACGGCGAACGCGGCAAGCATCGGAATGGCGAAACGAAAACGATTGGTCATGGCGATATCCTCGGCAAAAAATCGTCCCTCTGAGGTGCCTTCGTAGCACGCCCTGTCTGAACAACGCCTGAGAATCGCGGATGCTCCCGGTCGGGCATGCCGCCGGTCGCTCTGCCGGTATCTGGGGATGGGTCCTTAGGGGGGCCCCGGGTCCGCGCCTTCGGAGATATCGCGCAAGCTGGCCTGGTCCGCGCCGTCGGCAGGTCCGCCTTCGAGAACGAAGCGTCGGTCGCAATAGCCGCAATCGATATAGCCGTGCTCGTCGATTTCGAGATAGACCTTCGGGTGGCCGAGGGCTGCGGGCTTGTAGTTGGCGCCCGTGCGAATGTCGGTCGCGCCATCGCACCAGACGCGGCGGGTGGTCACCTTGGAGATTTCGGGCGGAGGCGGCATGATCGACATGGGCACGCGCATATCTTTGTGCTCGTCGCTCGGCAAGAGCATGTGCGCAACAGGACGCGCGCAAAGCGGTGGCCAAGCGGGGCGATGCGTTTTAGGGCGACGACATGGAAAACCGGCCCGCAATTTCGATCGACAACCTGACCAAACGCTATGCCCCCGCCAAGGGTGAGAGCGAGGGGAAACTGGCGCTCAAGGGCGTCAGCTTCGATGTCCCGCAGGGCGGCATCTTCGGCCTGCTGGGCCCCAATGGCGCGGGCAAGTCCACGCTGATCAACATCCTCGCCGGGCTGGTCACACGGACCAGCGGCAGCGCGCAGATCTGGGGCTTCGACACCGCGAAAAACCCCCGCAACGCCAAGCGCGCGATCGGCATCGTGCCGCAGGAAATCGTGTTCGACCCGTTCTTCACCCCGTTCGAGGTGCTGGAGAATCAGGGCGGCTTCTACGGCATCCCGAAAGCCGAGCGACGCAGCGAGGAACTGCTGAAAGCGGTGCATCTGTGGGACAAGCGCGACGCCTATGCCCGCACGTTGTCGGGGGGCATGAAACGCCGCCTGCTGATCGCCAAAGCGATGGTCCATTCCCCGCCGATCCTGGTGCTGGACGAGCCGACCGCAGGCGTCGACGTCGAACTGCGCCGCCAGCTGTGGGAGCTGGTGACCCAGCTGAATAAGGAAGGCGTCAC
This genomic window contains:
- a CDS encoding NAD(P)-dependent alcohol dehydrogenase, whose amino-acid sequence is MKAVKVRNPASLDSLEVVDIDAPGEPGPGEVRVKLHASSLNFHDYAVVAGMIPTDDWRIPLSDGAGEVEAVGEGVEEFAAGDRVMSVFFPEWQDGRPPMGSFETTPGDGIDGFACESVVKPARAFTRMPENLDFAQAACLPCAGLTAWRALMEDGNLQAGQTVLLEGTGGVSIFALRIAKAAGARVIITSSSDEKLARARELGADHTINYKSNDDWGDEAFDWSKGGVDHVVEVGGPGTVNQAIDAIRPGGHIHLIGVLTGQKGEVETAALMRKMGRLQGLTVGSRAMQLRMIAAIEASGIEPVISDRFALADLADAFRHEQDQKHFGKIAIDI
- the nth gene encoding endonuclease III → MQLPLGDDPRTETLRQLQPRLIQRFGRIERAPRERRAPEWVLVQGVIGARTRSETSNAATDRLLAEYGSWEAVADAPLEGLQAELATQTYPNVAGERLKACLTDLVARRGAVDLSHLEPMETDAAMAWLEQLPGVGRKIAAGVVNASTLDRKALVLDSHHRRVLQRMGLVPHKADTARAYTAIMPAMPPEWSAADYDEHHLLMKEIGRAFCRPSSMACGQCPAQALCETGRAREH
- a CDS encoding zinc-finger domain-containing protein, giving the protein MPPPPEISKVTTRRVWCDGATDIRTGANYKPAALGHPKVYLEIDEHGYIDCGYCDRRFVLEGGPADGADQASLRDISEGADPGPP
- a CDS encoding ABC transporter ATP-binding protein, translating into MENRPAISIDNLTKRYAPAKGESEGKLALKGVSFDVPQGGIFGLLGPNGAGKSTLINILAGLVTRTSGSAQIWGFDTAKNPRNAKRAIGIVPQEIVFDPFFTPFEVLENQGGFYGIPKAERRSEELLKAVHLWDKRDAYARTLSGGMKRRLLIAKAMVHSPPILVLDEPTAGVDVELRRQLWELVTQLNKEGVTVVLTTHYLEEAEQLCDRIAIINHGELIANKPTRELVSMAREKIIRLDVDKPLAGALMDPAFTRSEVTAPRTLEVTYDRDRMTAGQVLTIVQGHGYAIQDVSTLEPDLEDVFVQLTGTGQDR